The following is a genomic window from Synechococcus sp. JA-2-3B'a(2-13).
CAATGTCTGGGATCCGGAGCGATTCTGTTGGTCAAACGCGGTAATCCGGAACTGCCAAACGCCGATGGGATCCCCGAGGGCAACGCGGAAATCGGTACTGAAGCTACAAAAGGTGGCCCCAGGGTTACAGCCGGCCTGCTGTGGGCTGAAGAATTCCCTTTGCACGCGCACGCCACTGGGGTTGAAAGTTTCCAGCTCGAGGAACTGCGTTGGACGAGCACCACCCGGCACACTCACCTGCACCGTGAAGGCCGGCGTGGAGGTGCCCACCCGCACCGAGGTGGGCGCATTGATAAACGAAACCGTTGGGCCTTGGGGTGGGGGCAGGATCGAACCCCCTGAGCTGCCGCCATCTCCACAGGCAGCCAGCCCGGTTGCCAAAAAGCCGGTGGCCAAAAGGGTGAGAGCAGTCCGTTGCATCCCGCAGTTCCTCACGCAAACCCATCCATCCTGGCAAGACTTGACCAGAATCTGTACCACCGCTTGAGCGGCACAGCTCTAAGTTACTTTTCTAAGTTACTTTCTGCCTCTGCAGCTTGAGAAAAGATGCGCCCCGACCCAAATCTGCATGGGCCTTTGCGCACAGTTGGTTCCTCCGCTTCAGAGCAGCAGCAAGCGCCGCAACAGCAACGCTATCACCGCAACAAAGCTGGCCACGATGATCTGTCCCGGCAGAGTATAGCCGGAGTAAAGCCCTATCAACCTCAGCAACTCCCCATTCCAGGGTTGTGTGGCCAAAAGGTAGAGAATCCCGGTCAGGTGAACCAAGGCCAAAGCCACCAAGCTGCCGGATCCCAACTCTTGGAGGCCCACCGGGGAGTCAGGGATCCCTCCTGCCAACCGCTTCCCATCGACGGCACGTTGGCGGGCCAGAGGAGAAGGGGGTGGATAAGGATCCCGTTGCGGAAAAGCAATTGTCCCGCAGGCCCAAGCTCCTGGCAGAAACCCCAGCAAGTAGCCAAAGGCAGGCTGGTATAGGTACTGCCACCCTCCCCCTTGGGCAAACACCTGTAGCCCTGCCAGCCCCAGCCCCAGATAGACGATCTGGGCGCACACCGCCGCCACCGGCCCCGCCAAACAAGCCGTCAGCAACACGCCCCCAATTTGCAGCGAAAAGCTGTATCCCCCCAACCCAGGCAGCCCGGGCGGAAAACTCAAATGGGTTAGGGTGCCCAAAATGGTCAGGAGGACCCCAATCGCCGTCCAAAGCCATTCCAGAGGAGTTAAGAGCAAGCCAGACCGCATAAACCGAGAGGAAATTTTTCCCTATGCTAAGAAAGGGAAGGGGCAGATGGGGTGGGCAAAAGGTGGTCAAGGCAGAGTGGATTGAACTGGCCCAGGCCCTGGCCGATGCTGCCGGAGCGGTGATTCGCCCCCTGTTTCGCGGAGAACTGCAAGCCGAATACAAAGAGGCCCGCTCCCCAATTGTGACGGTGGCCGACCGGGAGGCAGAGCGGGCCATGCGAGCTTTGCTGATGGCCCAAGTGCCAGAACACAGCATCCTTGGCGAAGAGTTTGGTTTTCACCAGACGGGATCCCTCTACACTTGGGTTCTGGATCCCTTGGATGGCACCATCGCCTTTTCCACCGGCAAGCCCACCTTTGCCACTTTGATTGCCCTCTTGGAAGAAGACCGCCCCATTTTGGGCATCATCGATCAGCCGGTGTTGCGCGAACGCTGGCTGGGGGTACGGGGACAGCCCACTCAATGGATAACCCCCTCCCACCGGCAAGCCGTCCGAGCCAAGGCCAATACCGACCTCAGCCGCGCCTACTTGAGCTGTACCACCCCTGATTTGTTCACCCAACCCGACCAACAACGGTGCTTCCAGGGGCTCAGCCAAGCAGTTCACATTACCTCCTATGGGGGCGATGGCTACCAGTACGGCCTGCTGGCCAGCGGCTGTGTGGATCTGGTGATGGAGTGTGGCCTTGCCCTCTACGATTTTGCTGCCCTTGTGCCGGTGATTGAGGGATCCGGTGGCGTGATTACCGATTGGCGAGGGGATCCCTTAACCCGCACCTCCACGGGAGAAGTGTTGGCGGCAGCCAACCCCAGCTTGCATCGACAGGCCCTGGCCGCGATTCAAAAAAGCGGGATCTACCCAGCGAAATAAGCAGGCTCATTGCCAGGTTTCCACTTGATGTTGCAGCCCAGGCTGGGCTTTTGGTCGGGATCGATGGGCTTGCCGGCCAGAAGGTTATCCAGCGCCGCCCGCAAATCTTTGCCCGTCACCGGCACATCGGTCAGGCTGGGACGGCTGTCGTCCAGTTGACCCCGATAGACCAACTTGCGATCCGCGTCGAACAAGAAAAAGTCGGGGGTGCAGGCGGCGGTGAAGGCTTTGGCCACCTCTTGG
Proteins encoded in this region:
- a CDS encoding biotin transporter BioY, translating into MRSGLLLTPLEWLWTAIGVLLTILGTLTHLSFPPGLPGLGGYSFSLQIGGVLLTACLAGPVAAVCAQIVYLGLGLAGLQVFAQGGGWQYLYQPAFGYLLGFLPGAWACGTIAFPQRDPYPPPSPLARQRAVDGKRLAGGIPDSPVGLQELGSGSLVALALVHLTGILYLLATQPWNGELLRLIGLYSGYTLPGQIIVASFVAVIALLLRRLLLL
- a CDS encoding inositol monophosphatase family protein; amino-acid sequence: MLRKGRGRWGGQKVVKAEWIELAQALADAAGAVIRPLFRGELQAEYKEARSPIVTVADREAERAMRALLMAQVPEHSILGEEFGFHQTGSLYTWVLDPLDGTIAFSTGKPTFATLIALLEEDRPILGIIDQPVLRERWLGVRGQPTQWITPSHRQAVRAKANTDLSRAYLSCTTPDLFTQPDQQRCFQGLSQAVHITSYGGDGYQYGLLASGCVDLVMECGLALYDFAALVPVIEGSGGVITDWRGDPLTRTSTGEVLAAANPSLHRQALAAIQKSGIYPAK